The following proteins are co-located in the Fimbriiglobus ruber genome:
- a CDS encoding helix-turn-helix domain-containing protein codes for MNSSPSPDSLPDISPDQFERVLALVAAIAKSAPGKTEPKYLTVEDAAAYCRVAVQTIYNNRRYIERMPGVRKLLFTREALDAWLANRKNRRRAK; via the coding sequence ATGAATTCCTCCCCAAGTCCTGACTCCCTTCCCGACATTTCTCCCGATCAGTTCGAGCGCGTGTTAGCTCTTGTCGCGGCAATCGCCAAAAGCGCCCCCGGGAAAACCGAACCCAAATACTTAACTGTCGAGGATGCGGCCGCATACTGCCGGGTCGCAGTTCAAACGATTTACAACAATCGAAGGTACATCGAGCGGATGCCGGGAGTGCGGAAGCTCCTATTCACCAGGGAAGCCCTTGATGCCTGGTTGGCAAATCGAAAGAACCGCCGCCGGGCGAAATAA
- a CDS encoding tyrosine-type recombinase/integrase, whose amino-acid sequence MGRQAKFTFPLQDGRQVGASFKVRGGYLRVQFPHPSEAGKYVEASTGIEVPKGWVKSRNPPNDVFTAAAKIILKVYSPTLPAKVRSPSWDKVITELPAAASLRDKSLETYLSIIRIFRTYVSESKGPGDVTVEIAKSFRFQYGKESFKRSKKSTAKTYERSAKTIENAVRRLHGLWNHLKNIGYVESNPWDSVPRPTVPKKLVRIPTEDTFDAFTCWLKERYPSWELPSLFVLVKAMAGCRSMDLCSVKSHQLRDGILCIEPGQDKTHRQRIIPLPPDVFRKLDALKGPTYLWESYIEDAKKYRPGSRNRSDFQPRTLFWAINNIFREWNEAHPDRKLKPHDLRKRAITLTTLATQSVDQTAEAIGIDPATARRYYVDAKTAFDGQELLKRMATILRPQRDTAPELGQSDTPK is encoded by the coding sequence ATGGGACGGCAAGCCAAATTCACCTTTCCTTTACAGGATGGGCGACAAGTCGGAGCCAGTTTCAAAGTCAGAGGCGGATATCTCCGTGTCCAGTTTCCGCACCCTTCCGAAGCCGGAAAGTACGTCGAAGCCAGCACCGGTATCGAGGTGCCCAAGGGTTGGGTGAAGAGCCGTAACCCTCCCAACGATGTGTTCACCGCAGCGGCAAAGATCATTCTCAAAGTCTACAGCCCGACACTTCCGGCGAAAGTCCGCTCCCCAAGTTGGGACAAGGTGATAACGGAGCTTCCAGCTGCCGCGAGCCTGCGCGATAAATCCCTCGAAACCTATCTCAGTATCATTCGGATTTTCAGAACGTATGTGTCCGAGTCCAAGGGACCGGGTGATGTCACGGTCGAGATTGCGAAGAGTTTCCGCTTCCAGTACGGCAAGGAGAGTTTCAAGAGGTCAAAGAAGTCGACCGCAAAAACCTACGAACGATCAGCTAAAACAATTGAAAATGCTGTTCGCCGGCTGCATGGTCTGTGGAATCATTTGAAGAATATCGGGTATGTGGAATCGAACCCGTGGGATTCGGTGCCGCGCCCTACAGTGCCAAAGAAGCTCGTCCGTATCCCGACCGAGGACACGTTCGATGCCTTCACTTGTTGGCTAAAGGAACGGTATCCGAGCTGGGAATTGCCGTCATTGTTCGTTTTGGTCAAAGCGATGGCAGGTTGCCGGTCGATGGATCTTTGTTCGGTCAAGTCGCATCAACTCCGAGACGGAATCCTGTGCATTGAGCCCGGTCAGGACAAAACCCACCGCCAGCGGATAATCCCACTTCCCCCGGATGTATTCCGGAAGCTAGATGCCCTCAAAGGGCCGACCTACCTTTGGGAGTCCTACATCGAGGATGCGAAGAAATATCGGCCGGGTTCGCGGAACCGATCCGACTTCCAACCCCGGACCCTTTTTTGGGCAATCAACAACATATTCCGCGAGTGGAACGAGGCGCACCCCGACAGGAAGTTAAAACCGCACGACCTCCGCAAGCGGGCCATTACTCTTACCACACTAGCTACCCAATCGGTGGACCAAACGGCCGAGGCCATTGGCATCGATCCCGCGACTGCGAGGCGCTACTACGTGGATGCGAAGACGGCGTTCGACGGACAGGAGTTGTTAAAGCGGATGGCGACCATCCTGCGGCCGCAAAGGGATACTGCCCCAGAATTGGGCCAGTCAGACACACCGAAGTAA